The following nucleotide sequence is from Halogeometricum borinquense DSM 11551.
CACTGCCTCACGGATGGCATCGACGCCGCCGTCAATCGTCTCCGCGCCGGATTCAACCGACGACTGCATCTCGTCCATCTCCTCGACCGCTTCGGTCGTCGCGCGCCGGACCGACTCGATGGAGTCGCCGATGTCGTCAGTGGCCGCGGCGGTCTCCTCTGCGAGTTGTTTCACCTCGTTAGCGACGACCGCGAAGCCCTCGCCGGCCTCGCCTGCACGGGATGCTTCGATAGAGGCGTTCAGCGCGAGGATGTTGGTCTGTTCTGCGATGTCGTCAATGAGATCAACAACCGACGCGATGTCCGACACTTCCTCATCGAGTCGTGACACACGCGCGGTGACAGTTTCCGCTTGGTCGGCTATCTCGGCCATCTCCTGACCGACGGCCATCGCCGCCTCGCGGCCCTCATCTCCTCGTTCGGCCGCCCGCTTCGACAGCGTCGAGAGTTCGTCCGCCTGTGCTGCGATCTCCTCGACAGTCGCCGAGAGGTCGGCCGTCTGGTCGGAGACCGCCTGCAACGTGTCGAGTTGGTCCGCCGCACCCGAGGTAATCTCTTGCGTGGACCGACTCACTTGCTGGCTGGCGTTCGAAACTTCGTCTGTGCCGACGCCGACGCGTTCGGACGCTGCGGCCGCACGCTCGGCGAACGCTCCGACCTCGGCAACCGTTTCCTCCCACTCGTCCATCATGCGGTTGAACCGACGACCGATTTCGGCCATGGCTTCGGCGTCGCCTGCGGCGTCGGGGTCCATCCGTGCGGTCAGGTCGCCCGCAGCGGCTTGGTCCATCGTCTCGCCGTACTCGTCAGCAGCGCGTTCGAGCGTCGCGGCCGTTTCTTCGGACTCCTCGATACGACGCTGAAGTGTGTCCCGCATCTCGGCGAACGAGTTGTAGAGCGTGCCGAACTCGTCCACTCGGCGCGATGAGAGATCGACATCCATATCGCCGTCGGCGAGTCGTTCGGCGCGTTTCCGGAGGCGACGGAGTGAAACGACTGTACTCCGACCGAGCGTCAGTCCCATCAGAATGAATCCCGCGACAGCGGTTCCGATGAGGACGGTTAGGTGGTTTTGAACCTGCGTGAGAAGCGTGAAGACGTTCTCTCGCGGCGCTTGGACGAGGACGTACCAGTCGGTCCCTTTCACGGGGGCGTAAGCGACGACTTGCTCGTCGGCGGCGCGTTCGACGACGCCGCTCTTGTCGTCCGTAGCGGCGACTGCGGCATCGAGACCGGGCGTGTCGTCGCCGTCGCGGTACGCCGTCAGGACGTTCTTGCCGTAGCGATCAAACAGCACTGTTCCGTCCTCGCGGACGACTTGTGTGTGCGAGCGTTCGACCGGTTCCCTGAACGCTTTCGCGTGTTGCGTCGCGTCCGTGATGAGCAACACTGCGCGGT
It contains:
- a CDS encoding methyl-accepting chemotaxis protein, with product MKRLGVFPTFFRKSYFRKYVLVLAVLLASMVGVGLYTEEQVSGELASEKHDELRTIAELEAENLNEWVDTNEQRARMLSEHRGLQSDDPDSVDQSLLREHGQLPSDVYAIHYVDLETGDVVRSTAGEMETKSLDDVDITWQSGELDFSQSTDVAVSEVYRNGGLQLVAFASPVPGTDRAVLLITDATQHAKAFREPVERSHTQVVREDGTVLFDRYGKNVLTAYRDGDDTPGLDAAVAATDDKSGVVERAADEQVVAYAPVKGTDWYVLVQAPRENVFTLLTQVQNHLTVLIGTAVAGFILMGLTLGRSTVVSLRRLRKRAERLADGDMDVDLSSRRVDEFGTLYNSFAEMRDTLQRRIEESEETAATLERAADEYGETMDQAAAGDLTARMDPDAAGDAEAMAEIGRRFNRMMDEWEETVAEVGAFAERAAAASERVGVGTDEVSNASQQVSRSTQEITSGAADQLDTLQAVSDQTADLSATVEEIAAQADELSTLSKRAAERGDEGREAAMAVGQEMAEIADQAETVTARVSRLDEEVSDIASVVDLIDDIAEQTNILALNASIEASRAGEAGEGFAVVANEVKQLAEETAAATDDIGDSIESVRRATTEAVEEMDEMQSSVESGAETIDGGVDAIREAVDIVEDVDHGVHSIDEATDSQATATQQAAERIDDAASIAAQTHSESEQVAAAAQQQTASLETVADEVDELAEQTQVLAERVETFTVSDDVLSADGDHGSETDAVDTSAAETTPETDDSERQTDENGGSETDEAESETNAIDEETGGTTPETDPRDEATDDSESKTEAVDEADRADESADSEAANATTDGGNQEGDEHHD